Proteins found in one Chloroflexota bacterium genomic segment:
- a CDS encoding SwmB domain-containing protein, with product MPAAIAGLALLAALWSVAPQAAASSHCGSQASAALIRDCRTLIDLKDSLDPNGVLNWSETLDMEHWDGILASQDSGVSTVQLYPTVEPFTESNLLTLGGTVPAGLGSLPNLQLLYLWGVGLTGSIPSELGNLSNLEELRLDQNSLTGSIPTGLGNLINLSRLSLTLNQLSGGIPSDFGSLSSLEHLSLDRNYLGLQSHPVSGSPPPASVSNPIPNSLGNLSSLTGLVLDDNNFSGSIPAALGNLGALTQLGLATNNFTGSIPAALGSLSKLESLNASSNKLSGSIPSQLGNLSALEHLDLSHNGLQNPIPSQLGSLGNLEELFLSENQLSGSIPPQLGNLTKLRQLALDSNRLNDSIPADLGDLENLEYLSLARNELSDAIPPELGNLLNLESLSLDDNGLSGSIPAELGNLSTSVDDDNKPLEHINLSCNLLTGNAPSELGDLSSLRILLLDNNKLNTEAADRPASFSNIEIVRWTSGNVCPRGQPDAEPPSSDDVPPTFEAAELSRDGLTIVLTYNESLDSSNGPATTDFTVKVDGREVTVSSVSVRVREVSVGLGVAVTEHQGVTVAYADPTSSDDANAIQDRAGNDAADLLETAVTNESTVDDQVAPTFESAAISTDGNTITLTYNEVLNSGAGPRTTDVVVTVEGETRGVSSVNVSGREVQLRLSSAVTERQSVVVSYFDPTSGDDPNAIQDRAGNDAADLIDHAITNTSTAQDNRPPGFLRAAMSTNGLGITLVFDEVLDEVAGPATSDFSVEVDGDASEPSQVELDGRTVVLTLATEVRALQDVAVSYTDPTGNDDANAIQDAAGNDAASLVDQVVTNTSTVLDQAPPVFQSVAMSTDGATITLTYDEVLDRANGPATANFQLMVQGERRDVAMVTVSGKTVELKLAGTITTGLTVTVTYNDPTGGIDDLNAIQDRSGNDADSLIDEPVTNVSTATDSTAPNFVRAVMSSNGLSITLTYDEVLDGSNGPAISDFTVTVDGVGAEPSHATLSGRTVVLGLSTGVLSLQDVTVSYTDPTGDDDSNAIQDIAGNDAANLVNQAVANASTVLDEAAPVFQNATTSSDGAKIILTYDEILDAMNKPTTADFTVEVQEEDRDISMVTVVGKTVELGLGAAVTSGQSVTVAYTDPTANVDDANTIQDRAGNDAADLTAQIVTNVSGTADNTAPTFVRAVLASDGWTLTLTYDEVLDDTNEPATGDFAVTIDGDSSEISSVDVQGREVLLFLVNLVPSLKEVKVSYTDPSATDDTNAIQDPAGNDAASLVSQAVTNSSTVLDETAPQFVSATTSTDGVKITLTYDEILDSANKPVTGNFQVTVHDEPRDISSVSVTGKTVELGLGGAITTGQPVQMAYTDPTSGVDDANAIQDRAGNDAADLSLTSVTNASTATDNTAPTFVRAAMSSDGLTLTLTYDEVLDATNRASTSDFAVTVAGQSVIVASIAGSGRDVELQLGSTVTAGQDVRVTYSDPTANDDTNAIQDPSGNDAATLTNQSVTNSSAVPDVTPPEFVRDEMSSDGLTLTLTYNETLDGSNGPTPADFVVSAEGERREVSTVTVNGTDVKLRMASVITSALVVAVTYTDPTAGVNDAKAIQDLAGNDAASLSLSNVSGSTVEDTTPPGFVRAVLSSDGGTITLTFDEVLDADSGPANSDFTVKVDGVSVTLSTISAPTVRGRTVVVGLESAVTAGQEVTVTYTDPSTGDDSAAIQDPAGNDAATLSDQTVTNASTVPDDRAPEFVSAATSTDGLKIILTFDEVLDSQRGPRTASFGVKVQGEQRAASAVTVNGKTVELGLGAAITTGQTVSVAYTDPTAGVDDANAIQDRAGNDAASLSETATNASTVADTTPPGFVRAVLSSDGGTIVLTYDEVLDSTNTPSSNDFAVRVDEASADLASSSPVSVRGRTVMLGLANAVTADQDVTVGYTDPTDGVDDTNAIQDPAGNDAASLTDQAVTNASTVPDERAPEFVSAATTSDGLKIVLTFDEDLDSQRGPRTSDFAVTVQGERRTVSAVAITGKTVTLDLGSAISVNETVAVIYTDPTAGVDDANAIQDSVGNDAASLTEPVTNNSTVEDTQAPTLDRAETSTDGGRIILTFSEVLDSTSVPLSSDFTVTVDDEAVDLSSSSPVTVRGRTVILGLDTVVTAGQSITFTYTDLTDGDDSGVIQDPAGNDVATITDHTVSNRVGQEPSSPSTPGTPSTPGTPSNTPSGASTPGAPTLDTQSPLGLLLTVPEGPFEVGHTLSYTVTVSNTRTQPLTGVTWRDTTADPNAAWQSLGNLAAGASTTASGSFGPLRAEHIPHIILTVRADSDQTEEQAASEQVNVVAASTESTTTQGESTTLQPQQIVDLAAQQPGLTPTLPRLPSTLVLRVVRVRYEVPDVHLAHNIPDLLLTLADGSETTCNFLTHYESTGGLARWGYTTSEVLEERPGFLTQYYQRGVVDCHERDGAWLMERRLAWDHFGGGIDGSEDLGFEPNLLSDQPGQLLGPWGHRVSDYAVDGTYTGFLSFFTTLGGVPSFGYPKTEASYDNDPRRRLGIAAATEGFIRQYFQAAVMEFHPDTLTPVMLRLLGDDLRDRRYPNESYKLYSSFASAPPLEVGQIFIVENVVANPVRAPPLGSPITSPPPGPARPSARTIRVDRVQFSAPDAHLAHNIPDLSLKLPDGSEQRCDFLGYYEATQGVARWGHAISEVLEEYPGVLTQYYQGGVVDCHETDGGRLVERRLAWDFIGGGAEGAPDLGVEPHLLSNQPGELHGPWGHRVSDYAVDGTFTGFFAFFTALGGVNSFGNPKTEARYDDDPRAVLGIAGTDAAVIRQYFQAAVLELHPNDPTQPVKMYLLGHDVRNRLYPSQLHTTIASFGPATALSVGQVYTPERLRLAAATAPPRPSTTAPGPAPASKLGLRVGRVLHSSPDRHLSHNIPDLTLTLADGGEHECGFLSYYEATNGLERWGHAISEVLVEQSGTLTQYYQRGVVDCHVRDGQYVVERRLAWDYLGGGAEGAPDLGVEPHLLSHQSGELLGPWGHRVSNYAVDGTPIGFLDFFTAMGGVETFGYPKTEARYDNDPRAVLRIPDAAPGVIRQYFQAAVLEYHPDDAAHPVKLYLLGHDLRDERYPAYQAFVAFGPFGPLTQGQKYFPISTSKVIAPAG from the coding sequence GGACCAGAACTCGCTCACCGGCAGCATCCCCACGGGGCTCGGCAACCTGATCAATCTGAGCCGTCTGAGCCTGACCCTCAACCAGTTGAGCGGCGGAATCCCCAGCGACTTCGGCAGCTTGAGTTCGTTGGAGCACCTTTCGCTGGATCGGAACTACCTCGGCCTGCAATCCCACCCGGTTTCAGGCAGCCCGCCACCGGCCTCCGTCAGCAACCCGATCCCGAACAGCTTGGGGAACCTGAGTTCGCTGACGGGGCTGGTGCTCGACGACAACAACTTCTCCGGGTCGATCCCGGCCGCGCTGGGCAACCTCGGGGCGCTGACTCAGCTTGGCCTCGCCACCAACAACTTCACCGGGAGCATTCCCGCGGCCTTGGGGAGTCTCTCGAAGCTGGAGTCGCTGAACGCCTCTAGCAACAAGCTGAGCGGTTCGATTCCATCGCAGCTGGGGAATCTTTCGGCGCTCGAACATCTCGACCTGTCGCATAACGGATTGCAAAACCCGATCCCGTCGCAGCTCGGCAGCCTGGGCAATCTGGAGGAACTGTTCCTGAGCGAGAACCAGTTGAGTGGCTCAATCCCGCCGCAACTGGGCAACCTCACCAAGCTCCGGCAGTTGGCCTTGGATTCGAACCGGCTGAACGACTCGATTCCGGCGGACCTGGGCGACCTGGAAAACCTCGAATACCTGAGCCTGGCGCGCAACGAGCTGAGCGACGCGATTCCGCCGGAGCTGGGCAATCTCTTGAATCTCGAGAGTCTCAGCCTCGATGACAACGGGTTGAGCGGGAGTATTCCCGCCGAGCTGGGCAACCTGTCGACATCGGTCGATGACGACAACAAGCCCCTCGAGCACATCAACCTTTCGTGCAACCTCTTGACCGGGAACGCTCCCAGCGAGTTGGGGGACCTCTCCAGCCTTCGGATTCTGCTGCTCGACAACAACAAGCTGAATACCGAGGCGGCGGATCGGCCCGCGAGCTTCAGCAATATCGAAATCGTGCGGTGGACCAGCGGCAACGTCTGCCCCCGCGGTCAGCCCGATGCGGAACCGCCGTCGAGCGACGACGTCCCGCCCACGTTCGAAGCGGCGGAGTTGTCGCGCGACGGTCTCACCATCGTCCTGACCTACAACGAGTCGTTGGACAGCTCCAACGGGCCCGCGACCACCGACTTCACGGTCAAGGTTGACGGCCGCGAGGTCACGGTCTCGTCGGTGAGCGTGCGAGTCCGGGAGGTCAGCGTTGGGCTGGGCGTCGCGGTTACGGAGCACCAGGGCGTGACCGTGGCCTATGCGGATCCAACGTCGAGCGACGACGCCAACGCGATTCAGGACCGCGCCGGAAACGACGCGGCCGACCTGCTGGAGACCGCGGTCACGAACGAGTCGACGGTCGACGACCAGGTCGCCCCCACCTTTGAAAGCGCGGCGATTTCGACCGACGGAAACACCATCACCCTCACCTACAACGAGGTTTTGAATAGCGGTGCCGGGCCACGCACCACGGACGTCGTGGTCACGGTGGAGGGCGAGACGCGCGGCGTCTCGAGCGTCAATGTCAGCGGCCGTGAGGTCCAGCTGCGCTTGTCCAGCGCGGTGACGGAGCGGCAATCGGTCGTGGTCAGCTACTTCGATCCCACCTCGGGCGATGATCCCAACGCGATCCAGGACCGCGCCGGCAACGACGCGGCCGATCTAATTGATCACGCGATCACCAACACGTCGACGGCCCAGGACAACCGCCCGCCCGGGTTCTTGCGAGCGGCGATGTCCACCAATGGCCTCGGCATCACGCTCGTCTTCGACGAAGTGCTGGACGAAGTTGCCGGTCCCGCGACCAGCGACTTTTCGGTCGAGGTCGACGGCGACGCGTCCGAGCCCTCACAGGTGGAGCTCGACGGCCGCACGGTTGTCCTGACGCTGGCCACGGAGGTGCGGGCGCTGCAAGACGTCGCCGTGAGCTACACCGATCCAACCGGCAACGACGACGCCAATGCGATTCAAGACGCTGCCGGCAATGACGCCGCCAGCCTCGTCGATCAGGTGGTCACGAACACCTCGACCGTGCTCGACCAGGCGCCGCCGGTCTTTCAGAGCGTGGCGATGTCGACCGATGGCGCCACCATCACCCTGACCTACGACGAGGTGTTGGACAGGGCGAACGGCCCGGCCACCGCCAACTTCCAGCTCATGGTGCAGGGCGAGCGCCGCGACGTTGCCATGGTCACCGTGAGCGGGAAGACGGTTGAGCTGAAGCTCGCCGGCACGATTACGACTGGCCTGACGGTCACGGTGACCTACAACGATCCGACGGGCGGCATCGATGACCTCAACGCGATTCAAGACCGCTCCGGCAACGACGCCGACAGCCTGATCGACGAACCGGTCACGAATGTGTCCACGGCCACTGACAGCACGGCGCCCAATTTCGTGCGCGCGGTGATGTCCAGCAACGGCCTGTCCATCACGCTGACCTATGACGAGGTGCTGGACGGGAGCAACGGGCCGGCGATCTCGGACTTCACGGTCACCGTGGATGGCGTGGGAGCGGAACCCTCGCACGCGACGCTGAGCGGCCGGACGGTGGTGCTGGGGTTGAGCACGGGCGTGCTGTCGCTCCAGGACGTCACGGTGAGCTACACCGATCCGACCGGTGACGATGATTCCAACGCGATTCAGGACATTGCCGGCAACGACGCGGCGAACTTGGTCAACCAGGCGGTCGCGAACGCCTCGACGGTGCTCGACGAAGCGGCGCCGGTGTTTCAAAACGCGACGACGTCAAGCGACGGCGCCAAGATCATCCTGACCTACGACGAGATTCTGGACGCCATGAACAAGCCCACGACGGCGGATTTCACGGTCGAGGTGCAGGAGGAAGATCGAGACATTTCCATGGTGACCGTGGTCGGCAAGACGGTTGAATTGGGGCTGGGCGCGGCGGTCACGTCGGGCCAGTCGGTCACGGTGGCCTATACCGACCCGACGGCAAATGTCGACGACGCGAATACCATCCAGGACCGGGCGGGCAATGACGCAGCCGACCTGACGGCGCAGATCGTCACCAACGTGTCGGGGACTGCCGACAACACGGCGCCGACGTTTGTGCGGGCGGTGCTTGCCAGCGATGGCTGGACGCTAACGCTGACCTACGACGAAGTGCTGGATGACACGAACGAGCCCGCGACCGGCGACTTTGCCGTGACGATTGACGGGGATTCGAGTGAGATATCCAGCGTCGACGTGCAGGGCCGGGAAGTCTTGCTGTTCCTGGTGAATCTGGTGCCGTCACTGAAGGAAGTAAAGGTCTCCTATACCGATCCGAGCGCGACCGACGACACGAACGCGATCCAGGATCCGGCCGGCAACGACGCCGCGAGTCTCGTCAGCCAGGCAGTCACTAACTCGTCGACGGTGCTCGATGAGACGGCGCCGCAGTTTGTCAGTGCCACGACATCCACCGACGGCGTCAAGATCACCCTGACCTACGACGAGATCTTGGATAGCGCGAATAAGCCGGTAACCGGGAACTTCCAGGTCACGGTGCACGACGAACCGCGCGACATTTCCTCCGTGAGCGTCACCGGAAAGACGGTTGAGCTGGGGCTCGGCGGTGCGATCACCACGGGCCAACCGGTCCAGATGGCCTACACCGATCCGACGTCGGGCGTCGACGACGCCAACGCGATTCAGGACCGAGCCGGGAATGACGCGGCCGATCTGTCCCTGACTTCGGTGACCAATGCCTCGACGGCTACGGACAACACGGCGCCGACGTTTGTGCGGGCGGCCATGTCGAGCGACGGCCTCACGCTCACTCTCACCTACGACGAGGTGCTCGACGCCACGAACCGGGCGTCGACCAGCGACTTTGCCGTCACCGTGGCCGGCCAGTCGGTGATCGTTGCTTCGATTGCCGGCAGCGGCCGGGACGTCGAATTGCAGCTGGGAAGCACGGTGACGGCAGGCCAAGACGTGAGAGTGACCTACTCCGATCCCACCGCGAATGACGACACCAACGCGATTCAGGACCCGTCGGGCAATGACGCGGCCACGCTGACCAACCAATCGGTCACCAATTCATCGGCGGTACCCGATGTGACTCCGCCCGAGTTCGTGCGCGACGAGATGTCCAGCGACGGGCTGACCCTGACGCTGACCTACAACGAAACTTTGGACGGCAGCAACGGACCGACGCCTGCCGACTTCGTGGTGTCGGCGGAAGGCGAGCGGCGGGAAGTCTCGACGGTCACGGTCAACGGAACTGACGTCAAGCTGCGGATGGCCAGTGTCATCACCTCGGCCCTGGTCGTCGCGGTGACCTATACGGATCCGACCGCCGGCGTCAACGACGCCAAGGCCATCCAAGACTTGGCCGGCAATGACGCGGCCAGCTTGAGCCTGTCGAACGTGAGTGGCTCCACCGTCGAGGACACGACGCCGCCGGGCTTCGTGCGGGCGGTGCTTTCGAGCGACGGCGGCACGATCACGCTCACCTTCGACGAGGTGTTGGACGCCGATAGCGGACCGGCGAACAGCGACTTCACGGTCAAGGTTGACGGTGTGTCGGTGACGCTCTCGACAATCTCCGCGCCAACCGTGCGCGGTCGGACGGTGGTGGTGGGCTTGGAGAGCGCGGTGACCGCGGGTCAGGAGGTCACCGTGACCTACACCGATCCCTCGACCGGCGACGATAGCGCCGCAATCCAGGATCCGGCCGGCAATGACGCGGCCACGCTCAGCGACCAGACAGTCACGAACGCGTCCACCGTCCCCGACGACCGGGCTCCGGAATTCGTGAGCGCGGCTACGTCGACCGACGGCCTCAAAATCATCCTGACCTTCGACGAAGTCCTCGACAGCCAGCGCGGACCGCGAACGGCCAGCTTCGGCGTCAAGGTGCAAGGGGAACAACGGGCAGCCTCGGCGGTGACGGTGAACGGGAAGACGGTTGAGCTCGGTCTCGGGGCCGCAATCACGACCGGCCAGACGGTCTCCGTGGCCTACACCGATCCCACCGCCGGCGTGGACGATGCCAACGCGATTCAGGACCGGGCAGGCAACGACGCGGCCAGTCTCAGCGAGACCGCGACCAACGCCTCCACCGTCGCCGACACGACGCCGCCGGGCTTCGTGCGGGCGGTGCTTTCAAGCGACGGCGGCACGATCGTCCTGACCTACGACGAGGTGCTCGACAGCACAAACACCCCGTCGTCCAACGACTTCGCGGTCAGGGTGGATGAAGCATCCGCGGATCTTGCGTCCAGTTCGCCGGTGTCGGTCCGTGGTCGCACGGTGATGCTGGGACTGGCCAACGCGGTCACCGCCGACCAGGACGTGACGGTGGGCTACACCGATCCCACCGACGGCGTCGACGACACCAACGCGATACAGGACCCCGCAGGCAATGACGCGGCCAGTCTGACCGACCAAGCGGTCACGAACGCGTCCACGGTTCCCGATGAGCGGGCGCCTGAATTCGTGAGCGCGGCAACGACGAGCGACGGGCTCAAGATCGTCCTGACGTTCGACGAGGACCTGGATTCCCAGCGCGGGCCGAGGACCAGCGACTTCGCGGTCACGGTGCAGGGCGAACGGCGGACAGTCTCGGCGGTCGCCATTACCGGAAAGACTGTGACCCTGGACCTCGGGAGCGCGATCTCGGTCAACGAAACGGTCGCCGTGATCTACACCGATCCCACCGCCGGCGTGGACGACGCCAACGCGATTCAGGACTCGGTCGGAAACGACGCGGCCAGCCTCACCGAGCCGGTCACGAACAACTCCACGGTTGAAGACACGCAGGCGCCCACGCTCGATCGCGCCGAGACATCGACGGACGGTGGGCGAATCATCCTGACGTTCAGCGAGGTGCTGGACAGCACCAGCGTCCCGTTGTCGAGCGATTTTACGGTGACGGTGGATGACGAAGCGGTGGATCTCTCGTCGAGTTCGCCGGTCACGGTGCGCGGACGCACGGTGATTCTGGGGCTGGATACCGTCGTGACCGCCGGCCAGAGCATCACCTTCACCTACACCGATCTGACCGACGGCGATGACTCAGGCGTGATACAGGATCCGGCCGGCAACGACGTCGCAACGATCACCGATCACACGGTGAGCAATCGGGTCGGGCAAGAGCCATCTTCCCCCTCGACGCCGGGGACGCCCAGCACGCCCGGCACACCGAGCAACACACCGTCGGGCGCGTCAACGCCGGGCGCGCCGACGTTGGACACACAGTCCCCCCTCGGCCTGCTGTTGACCGTGCCCGAGGGACCGTTTGAGGTGGGCCATACGCTGTCGTACACCGTGACCGTCAGCAACACCCGAACCCAGCCCCTCACCGGCGTGACCTGGCGCGACACGACGGCGGATCCGAATGCCGCGTGGCAATCGCTGGGCAACCTGGCCGCCGGTGCATCGACGACGGCGTCGGGGAGCTTCGGGCCGCTTCGCGCCGAACATATACCCCACATCATCCTGACGGTCAGGGCCGATAGCGATCAGACCGAGGAGCAAGCGGCAAGCGAGCAGGTGAACGTCGTGGCGGCCTCGACGGAGTCGACCACCACCCAAGGCGAGTCGACAACCCTGCAGCCACAGCAGATCGTTGACTTGGCGGCGCAGCAGCCAGGATTGACGCCTACCCTTCCGCGGCTGCCCTCCACCCTCGTGCTGCGGGTCGTGCGCGTGCGGTATGAGGTGCCGGACGTGCACCTGGCGCACAACATCCCCGACCTGCTGCTGACGCTGGCGGATGGGTCCGAGACCACCTGCAATTTCCTGACGCACTACGAAAGCACCGGCGGGCTGGCCCGGTGGGGCTACACGACATCCGAGGTCCTGGAAGAGCGACCCGGCTTCCTGACGCAGTACTACCAGCGCGGGGTGGTGGATTGTCATGAGCGCGACGGCGCCTGGCTGATGGAGCGTCGGCTGGCCTGGGACCACTTCGGCGGCGGGATCGACGGTTCCGAAGACCTGGGCTTCGAACCGAACCTGCTGAGCGATCAGCCCGGACAACTGCTCGGTCCCTGGGGGCACCGGGTGTCGGACTACGCCGTGGACGGCACCTACACCGGGTTCCTGAGCTTCTTCACGACGCTTGGCGGCGTGCCCTCGTTCGGCTATCCCAAGACCGAGGCGAGCTACGACAACGATCCACGGCGGCGCCTGGGCATCGCGGCAGCCACGGAGGGCTTCATCCGGCAGTACTTCCAGGCGGCCGTCATGGAGTTCCATCCGGACACCTTGACGCCGGTGATGCTGCGGTTGCTGGGCGACGACCTGCGGGATCGGCGCTATCCCAACGAGTCCTACAAGTTGTATTCCAGCTTCGCCTCCGCGCCGCCGCTTGAGGTGGGCCAGATATTCATCGTGGAAAACGTGGTGGCGAATCCGGTGAGGGCCCCGCCGCTCGGGTCGCCGATCACCTCCCCGCCGCCCGGTCCGGCGAGGCCGTCCGCGCGCACGATTCGTGTGGACCGCGTGCAGTTCAGCGCGCCGGATGCCCACCTGGCCCATAACATCCCCGACCTGAGCCTGAAGCTGCCCGATGGGTCGGAGCAGCGGTGCGACTTTCTGGGCTACTACGAGGCCACGCAGGGCGTCGCCCGCTGGGGCCACGCCATTTCCGAGGTGCTCGAGGAATACCCCGGCGTCCTCACGCAGTACTACCAGGGTGGGGTCGTGGACTGCCACGAGACTGACGGCGGGCGACTGGTCGAGCGACGCCTGGCGTGGGACTTCATCGGCGGCGGCGCCGAGGGCGCACCCGATCTTGGGGTCGAGCCGCACCTGCTGAGCAATCAGCCCGGCGAGCTGCACGGACCCTGGGGGCACCGTGTGTCGGACTACGCGGTGGACGGGACCTTCACCGGATTCTTCGCCTTCTTCACCGCGCTGGGCGGCGTGAATAGCTTCGGCAATCCGAAGACCGAGGCGCGCTACGACGACGACCCGCGGGCGGTCCTGGGCATCGCGGGCACCGATGCTGCGGTGATCCGGCAGTACTTCCAGGCCGCCGTGCTGGAGCTGCATCCGAACGACCCGACACAGCCGGTCAAGATGTACTTGCTCGGCCACGACGTGCGCAACCGGCTGTATCCAAGTCAGCTCCATACCACCATCGCCAGCTTCGGGCCCGCCACGGCGTTGAGCGTCGGTCAGGTCTACACCCCCGAGCGGCTTCGGCTGGCGGCTGCCACGGCGCCCCCGCGACCGTCCACCACCGCGCCGGGCCCGGCGCCGGCCTCAAAGCTCGGGCTGCGGGTGGGTCGCGTCCTGCACAGCAGCCCCGACCGGCACCTCTCGCACAACATCCCCGACTTAACCCTGACGCTGGCCGACGGGGGCGAGCATGAGTGCGGCTTCCTGAGCTACTACGAGGCTACGAACGGGCTCGAGCGTTGGGGCCACGCGATTTCCGAGGTCCTGGTGGAGCAGTCCGGAACGCTGACCCAGTACTACCAGCGTGGCGTGGTGGACTGCCACGTGCGCGACGGCCAGTACGTGGTCGAGCGTCGCCTCGCCTGGGACTACCTCGGCGGCGGTGCGGAGGGCGCTCCCGACCTTGGCGTGGAGCCGCACCTTCTGAGCCACCAATCCGGCGAGTTGCTGGGCCCGTGGGGGCACCGGGTGTCGAACTATGCCGTTGACGGGACGCCCATCGGATTCTTGGACTTCTTCACCGCCATGGGCGGCGTGGAAACCTTCGGCTATCCGAAAACCGAGGCGCGCTACGACAACGATCCGCGGGCGGTACTTCGCATCCCCGACGCTGCGCCTGGCGTGATTCGACAGTACTTCCAGGCGGCGGTGCTCGAATATCACCCCGATGATGCCGCGCACCCGGTGAAGCTCTACCTCCTGGGGCATGACCTGCGCGACGAGCGCTACCCCGCGTATCAGGCGTTCGTGGCGTTCGGGCCGTTCGGACCGCTCACGCAGGGTCAGAAATACTTCCCGATCAGCACGTCGAAAGTGATCGCGCCCGCCGGTTGA